In a single window of the Streptacidiphilus sp. P02-A3a genome:
- a CDS encoding acyl-CoA dehydrogenase family protein yields MRRTVFTEDHEAFRETIRDFIAKEVVPVYADWEHQGHAPRDFYLKLGELGVFGIEVPEEFGGAGMHGFKYQAIVTEECARAGVSFGGSGVHTGLCLPYIMEYADEEQKRRWLPKFVSGEMMTAIAMTEPGTGSDLAGMTTNAKLSEDGTHYVLNGAKTFITGGVLADMVLVVARTSPATPENRRAGLSILCVDTKSEGYTVGRKLEKIGLRTSDTAELAFVDVKVPVEDLLGEEGKGFSYLAHNLVQERLAIAVGAYAAARAAVDLAVAYTKDRKVFGQTVASFQNTKFELAACEAEVDAAQAVVDRALEQFETGDLNAADVAKAKLFTTEVCSRVVDKCLQLHGGYGYILEYPIARLYTDNRVFRIYGGTSEVMKTVIAKSLGL; encoded by the coding sequence GTGCGCCGCACCGTATTCACCGAGGACCACGAGGCGTTCCGGGAGACCATCCGCGACTTCATCGCCAAGGAGGTCGTGCCGGTCTACGCCGACTGGGAGCACCAGGGCCACGCCCCCCGGGACTTCTACCTGAAGCTCGGCGAGCTCGGCGTGTTCGGCATCGAGGTGCCGGAGGAGTTCGGCGGGGCCGGGATGCACGGCTTCAAGTACCAGGCGATCGTCACCGAGGAGTGCGCCCGCGCGGGCGTCAGCTTCGGCGGCTCCGGCGTGCACACCGGCCTGTGCCTGCCGTACATCATGGAGTACGCCGACGAGGAGCAGAAGCGGCGCTGGCTGCCCAAGTTCGTCTCCGGCGAGATGATGACCGCCATCGCCATGACCGAGCCGGGCACCGGATCCGACCTGGCCGGGATGACCACCAACGCCAAGCTCTCCGAGGACGGCACGCACTACGTCCTCAACGGCGCCAAGACCTTCATCACCGGCGGCGTGCTGGCCGACATGGTGCTGGTGGTCGCCCGCACCTCCCCGGCGACGCCGGAGAACCGCCGCGCGGGCCTGTCCATCCTCTGCGTGGACACCAAGTCCGAGGGCTACACCGTCGGCCGCAAGCTGGAGAAGATCGGCCTGCGCACCTCCGACACCGCCGAGCTGGCCTTCGTGGACGTCAAGGTGCCGGTCGAGGACCTGCTCGGCGAGGAGGGCAAGGGCTTCTCCTACCTGGCCCACAACCTGGTCCAGGAGCGCCTGGCCATCGCCGTCGGCGCGTACGCCGCCGCCCGCGCCGCCGTGGACCTGGCCGTGGCCTACACCAAGGACCGCAAGGTCTTCGGCCAGACGGTCGCCTCCTTCCAGAACACCAAGTTCGAGCTGGCCGCCTGCGAGGCCGAGGTGGACGCCGCCCAGGCCGTGGTGGACCGGGCCCTGGAGCAGTTCGAGACCGGCGACCTGAACGCCGCCGACGTCGCCAAGGCGAAGCTGTTCACCACCGAGGTGTGCTCCCGGGTCGTCGACAAGTGCCTTCAGCTGCACGGTGGTTACGGCTACATCCTGGAGTACCCGATCGCCCGCCTCTACACCGACAACCGGGTGTTCCGGATCTACGGCGGCACCAGCGAGGTCATGAAGACCGTGATCGCCAAGTCGCTGGGCCTCTGA
- a CDS encoding N-acetylmuramoyl-L-alanine amidase: MAARHVRKRSRIWASSAALLAAGTLVIGTVAEAASGSRPLARPATVPTAATTATVDPYALQDDFGAAAAEFHVPVEVLLAVSYQETLWESHQGQPSSTGNYNVMGLTEVEASQVIPATTAQKEADLEAFGDGRKVATPSAKVLAGIDTVDTTVPALHTLDAAAALLRQPASALRGTMKQSVRGGAALLASYQRKLHGSLPAAPGDWYAAVAAYDQATDPGTADQFANRVYATISGGATRTTADGQIVTLDADPAAAPPTTEAHPLTASPQPTAAATTPPTQCPSGLTCTFDPADGAKYDVANRPADGDTVRYIVIHDTEGSASSTIGSATSPGAPYAAAHYVIAANGAVTQLVPDQDTATHADNATVNMHSIGIENEGYALRNGSWFSEQEYESASELVKYLANQFDIPLDRNHVIGQDEVPYAFDAPGLGADNPVATQQVDPGTYWDWGHFLSLLGAPVSGDGEAVVGGTVTIAPPYSGSYQPTVTGCGSHAAACSARPADFVYLRTGPSTSYPLLGDPLLKSAGLSSGSTNGGDVSDKADYGQTFVVAPGTTSDWTAIWYGGQEAYFYNPGGAYTYANSTPDQTLVTPVGSKAVQVYGRAYPEASAYPPAQASFGATAAQGIDYKDLPYTIPAGQAYVTAGEVTGDYYRYQGSYHAKDTGCTTAADQCEIIGRTLYYQISYDHRLGFVKATDVQVISAATPPTGTYMPVAPTRVLDTRSPAGGYKPLGSGSTLSLPVTGDGIVPPLTAGVTAVVMNVTADSQKSGGSMTVYPDGGPRPSAANLDFPAWRVVPNLVTVPVVNGRVDFYNETGTVNVWADVVGYYTSSGTGSRLTGFGPVRVMDTRDGTGVARTPIGPGGRATLDVATVKGAPTNITAVVMNVTATDATSDTWVSVYPDGPTAGAPAVPSTSTLNVGPGRTTPNLAIVPVTDGKVDFYNAFGSVDLFADITGYFTGNPTGGVLHTLDPTRLLDTGRGTGSGAGKPLGPGAVVALPVSGSSGIPLKGVTAVVLNVTGTGPTSSGWVTVYPDGAPRPATSNLDFSPGVPVPNLVVVPVTDGKVDLYTPYGGVNLVVDVTGFFTAN; this comes from the coding sequence TTGGCAGCACGACATGTCCGGAAGAGGTCCAGGATCTGGGCGTCCTCGGCGGCGCTCCTGGCCGCCGGCACCCTGGTGATAGGCACGGTCGCCGAGGCGGCATCCGGATCCCGCCCGCTGGCGCGTCCGGCCACCGTCCCGACGGCCGCCACCACCGCGACGGTCGACCCGTACGCGCTGCAGGACGACTTCGGCGCGGCGGCGGCCGAGTTCCACGTGCCGGTCGAGGTGCTGCTCGCGGTGTCGTACCAGGAGACCCTCTGGGAGTCCCACCAGGGGCAGCCGAGCAGCACCGGCAACTACAACGTGATGGGCCTGACCGAGGTCGAGGCGTCCCAGGTGATCCCGGCCACCACCGCGCAGAAGGAGGCGGACCTCGAAGCCTTCGGTGACGGCCGCAAGGTGGCGACGCCGTCGGCGAAGGTCCTCGCCGGGATCGACACCGTGGACACCACCGTCCCGGCGCTGCACACGCTGGACGCGGCGGCGGCGCTGCTGCGGCAGCCCGCCTCGGCGCTGCGCGGCACCATGAAGCAGAGCGTGCGCGGCGGCGCGGCGCTGCTGGCCTCGTACCAGCGGAAGCTGCACGGCTCGCTGCCCGCCGCCCCGGGCGACTGGTACGCCGCCGTCGCCGCCTACGACCAGGCCACCGACCCGGGCACGGCCGACCAGTTCGCGAACCGGGTGTACGCCACGATCAGCGGCGGCGCCACCCGGACCACCGCGGACGGCCAGATCGTCACCCTCGACGCCGACCCGGCGGCCGCCCCGCCGACCACCGAGGCGCACCCGCTGACCGCGTCCCCGCAGCCGACGGCGGCGGCGACGACCCCGCCGACCCAGTGCCCGAGCGGCCTGACCTGCACCTTCGACCCGGCCGACGGCGCGAAGTACGACGTCGCGAACCGCCCGGCGGACGGCGACACCGTCCGCTACATCGTCATCCACGACACCGAGGGCTCGGCCTCCTCCACGATCGGCTCCGCCACCAGCCCCGGCGCCCCCTACGCCGCCGCCCACTACGTGATCGCCGCCAACGGCGCGGTGACCCAGCTGGTTCCGGACCAGGACACCGCCACCCACGCGGACAACGCGACCGTCAACATGCACTCGATCGGCATCGAGAACGAGGGCTACGCGCTCCGGAACGGCAGCTGGTTCTCCGAGCAGGAGTACGAGTCCGCCTCGGAGCTGGTGAAGTACCTCGCCAACCAGTTCGACATCCCGCTGGACCGCAACCACGTCATCGGCCAGGACGAGGTGCCCTACGCCTTCGACGCCCCGGGCCTCGGCGCCGACAACCCGGTCGCGACCCAGCAGGTCGACCCGGGCACCTACTGGGACTGGGGCCACTTCCTCAGCCTGCTGGGCGCGCCGGTCAGCGGCGACGGCGAGGCCGTGGTCGGCGGCACGGTGACCATCGCCCCGCCGTACAGCGGCTCCTACCAGCCGACCGTCACCGGCTGCGGCAGCCACGCGGCGGCCTGCTCGGCCCGGCCCGCCGACTTCGTCTACCTGCGCACCGGCCCGTCCACCTCGTACCCGCTGCTCGGCGACCCGCTGCTGAAGTCGGCGGGCCTGAGCTCCGGCAGCACCAACGGCGGCGACGTCAGCGACAAGGCCGACTACGGGCAGACCTTCGTGGTGGCCCCGGGGACCACCAGCGACTGGACCGCCATCTGGTACGGCGGCCAGGAGGCGTACTTCTACAACCCCGGCGGCGCCTACACCTACGCCAACAGCACCCCGGACCAGACCCTGGTCACCCCGGTCGGCAGCAAGGCGGTGCAGGTCTACGGCCGCGCCTACCCGGAGGCGTCCGCCTACCCGCCCGCGCAGGCGTCGTTCGGCGCCACGGCCGCGCAGGGCATCGACTACAAGGACCTGCCGTACACCATCCCGGCCGGCCAGGCGTACGTCACCGCCGGTGAGGTGACCGGCGACTACTACCGGTACCAGGGCAGCTACCACGCCAAGGACACCGGCTGCACCACCGCCGCCGACCAGTGCGAGATCATCGGCAGGACGCTGTACTACCAGATCAGCTACGACCACCGGCTGGGCTTCGTCAAGGCGACCGACGTCCAGGTGATATCCGCCGCGACCCCGCCGACCGGCACCTACATGCCGGTCGCCCCGACGCGGGTGCTGGACACCCGCAGCCCCGCCGGCGGCTACAAGCCGCTCGGCAGCGGCAGCACCCTCAGCCTGCCGGTGACCGGCGACGGGATCGTGCCGCCGCTGACCGCCGGCGTGACCGCGGTGGTCATGAACGTCACCGCCGACAGCCAGAAGTCCGGCGGCTCGATGACGGTCTACCCGGACGGCGGACCCCGGCCGTCGGCCGCGAACCTGGACTTCCCGGCCTGGCGGGTGGTGCCGAACCTGGTCACGGTGCCGGTGGTGAACGGGCGGGTCGACTTCTACAACGAGACCGGGACGGTCAACGTCTGGGCCGACGTGGTCGGCTACTACACCAGCTCCGGCACCGGGTCGCGGCTGACCGGCTTCGGGCCGGTCCGGGTGATGGACACCCGCGACGGCACCGGCGTGGCGCGCACCCCGATCGGCCCGGGGGGCCGTGCCACCCTCGACGTGGCCACCGTCAAGGGCGCCCCGACGAACATCACCGCCGTGGTCATGAACGTCACCGCGACCGACGCCACCAGCGACACCTGGGTGAGCGTCTACCCGGACGGCCCGACAGCCGGGGCCCCGGCGGTGCCGAGCACCTCCACCCTGAACGTCGGCCCGGGCCGCACCACGCCGAACCTGGCGATCGTCCCGGTGACCGACGGCAAGGTGGACTTCTACAACGCCTTCGGCTCGGTCGACCTGTTCGCCGACATCACCGGCTACTTCACCGGCAACCCGACCGGCGGGGTGCTGCACACGCTCGACCCGACCCGGCTGCTGGACACCGGGCGCGGCACCGGCAGTGGCGCGGGCAAGCCGCTCGGCCCGGGCGCCGTCGTCGCGCTCCCGGTCTCCGGCAGCTCCGGGATTCCACTGAAGGGCGTGACCGCGGTGGTCCTGAACGTCACCGGGACCGGTCCGACCTCCTCCGGCTGGGTGACCGTCTACCCGGACGGCGCGCCCCGGCCGGCGACCTCGAACCTCGACTTCAGCCCGGGGGTGCCGGTGCCGAACCTGGTGGTGGTCCCGGTGACCGACGGCAAGGTGGACCTCTACACCCCGTACGGCGGGGTGAACCTCGTCGTCGACGTGACGGGCTTCTTCACCGCGAACTGA
- a CDS encoding aldose 1-epimerase family protein has translation MADANPPTANPTPGPTSTPPSASPRSPVDELAPSGPQQVIEFGDYRAVLTGVGAGLRALSHRGRPLVLKYPQEQQAPGGAGQLLIPWPNRVRDGRYQFDGHDQQLDLSEPTTHNASHGFVRFLPWRVMAEDAASVRFGLRLYPMHGYPHLLDLTASYRLDESGLSVEVTARNVGRTAAPYGIGAHPYATLGMGPGSVDEAVLELPADTWIPVDERLIPVGRESVQGTPYDFRKPRVIGGTKLDTAYTGLLRDPDGRARVRLTSADGSRGVELWVGEEIGWLQLYSADGLPGAYHRAGVAVEPMSCPPNAFATGEDVLRLEPGERVSHHWGIKAL, from the coding sequence ATGGCTGACGCGAACCCCCCGACCGCGAATCCCACCCCCGGTCCGACCTCCACGCCGCCCTCGGCGTCCCCACGATCGCCGGTCGACGAACTGGCCCCGAGCGGGCCGCAGCAGGTCATCGAGTTCGGTGACTACCGGGCCGTGCTCACCGGCGTGGGCGCCGGACTGCGCGCCCTCAGCCACCGGGGCCGACCACTGGTGCTGAAGTACCCGCAGGAGCAGCAGGCCCCGGGCGGCGCCGGGCAGTTGCTGATCCCCTGGCCGAACCGGGTGCGCGACGGCCGGTACCAGTTCGACGGCCACGACCAGCAGTTGGACCTCAGCGAGCCGACCACCCACAACGCCAGCCACGGCTTCGTCCGCTTCCTGCCGTGGCGGGTGATGGCCGAGGACGCCGCCTCGGTCCGCTTCGGGCTGCGGCTGTACCCGATGCACGGCTACCCGCATCTGCTCGACCTGACCGCGAGCTACCGCCTGGACGAGTCCGGTCTGAGCGTCGAGGTCACCGCGCGCAACGTCGGCCGCACCGCCGCGCCGTACGGCATCGGCGCCCACCCGTACGCCACCCTGGGCATGGGCCCGGGCAGCGTCGACGAGGCGGTGCTGGAGCTGCCCGCCGACACCTGGATCCCGGTGGACGAGCGGCTGATCCCGGTCGGCCGCGAGAGCGTCCAGGGCACCCCGTACGACTTCCGCAAGCCCCGGGTGATCGGCGGCACCAAGCTGGACACCGCGTACACCGGGCTGCTGCGCGACCCGGACGGTCGCGCCCGGGTCCGGCTGACCAGCGCGGACGGGAGCCGCGGGGTGGAGCTGTGGGTCGGCGAGGAGATCGGCTGGCTCCAGCTGTACTCGGCGGACGGCCTGCCCGGCGCGTACCACCGCGCGGGGGTGGCGGTCGAGCCGATGAGCTGCCCGCCGAACGCCTTCGCCACCGGCGAGGACGTGCTGCGGCTGGAACCCGGCGAGCGGGTCAGCCACCACTGGGGGATCAAGGCCCTGTAA
- a CDS encoding rhomboid family intramembrane serine protease, whose product MRGTQGWRGSGPQTAEEMIAEARKAFFVMFAFMALLWVIQIANWAGHYQLDQQFGLIPQRVDRLPEIFSSPFLHFSWAHIEGNSGPLFVFGFLAAYRGVFRFLWLTLIVALTSGLTEWLFQSGNTLGVGASGLIFGYFGYVVLRGIFDRHLIDTMIGLVMAASFAYLVTIALPGTPGVSWLAHLGGLIGGVAGAWLLRDRRPVAPAAVGAGGGAGGSGGAALVPGPATESAPAPGGRGRPGSDREDLHKELGDLGLL is encoded by the coding sequence ATGCGTGGCACACAGGGGTGGCGGGGCTCGGGTCCGCAGACGGCCGAGGAGATGATCGCCGAGGCGCGCAAGGCGTTCTTCGTGATGTTCGCCTTCATGGCGCTGCTCTGGGTCATCCAGATCGCCAACTGGGCCGGCCACTACCAGCTCGACCAGCAGTTCGGGCTGATCCCGCAGCGGGTGGACCGGCTGCCGGAGATCTTCAGCTCGCCCTTCCTGCACTTCAGCTGGGCGCACATCGAGGGCAACTCCGGGCCGCTGTTCGTCTTCGGCTTCCTGGCCGCCTACCGGGGCGTGTTCCGCTTCCTCTGGCTGACCCTGATCGTGGCGCTCACCAGCGGGCTCACCGAGTGGCTGTTCCAGAGCGGGAACACCCTGGGCGTCGGCGCCAGCGGGCTGATCTTCGGCTACTTCGGCTACGTGGTGCTGCGCGGGATCTTCGACCGGCACCTGATCGACACCATGATCGGCCTGGTGATGGCCGCCTCCTTCGCGTACCTGGTGACCATCGCGCTGCCGGGCACCCCCGGCGTGAGCTGGCTGGCGCACCTCGGCGGCCTGATCGGCGGGGTCGCCGGGGCGTGGCTGCTGCGCGACCGCCGTCCGGTCGCCCCGGCCGCCGTCGGTGCGGGCGGCGGTGCGGGCGGCTCCGGCGGTGCGGCGCTGGTACCCGGACCGGCGACCGAGTCCGCGCCCGCGCCGGGTGGCCGGGGCAGGCCCGGCTCCGACCGTGAGGACCTGCACAAGGAACTCGGCGATCTGGGCCTGCTCTGA
- a CDS encoding response regulator transcription factor has translation MTSTPSAPDAAATDLRRPDGSPVRVLVVDDEAPLADLLSMALRYEGWKTTTAGDGAGALRAAREFRPDAVILDVMLPDLTGLEVMRRLRAEQHDVPVLFLTAKDAVEDRIAGLTAGGDDYVTKPFSLEEVVARLRGLLRRSGAAAARSESILVVGDLTLDEDSHEVFRGDASIRLTATEFELLRFLMRNPRRVLSKPQILDRVWSYDFGGQGNVVELYISYLRRKIDAGRAPMIHTMRGAGYVLKPADATAPVR, from the coding sequence ATGACCTCGACGCCCTCTGCTCCCGATGCGGCAGCCACCGATCTCCGCCGCCCCGACGGCTCCCCCGTGCGGGTGCTGGTCGTCGACGACGAAGCCCCGCTCGCTGACCTGCTCTCGATGGCGCTGCGCTACGAGGGGTGGAAGACCACCACCGCGGGCGACGGCGCCGGCGCCCTGCGCGCGGCCCGGGAGTTCCGCCCCGACGCGGTGATCCTCGACGTGATGCTGCCCGACCTCACCGGCCTCGAAGTGATGCGCCGCCTGCGTGCCGAGCAGCACGACGTGCCGGTGCTGTTCCTCACCGCCAAGGACGCGGTCGAGGACCGCATCGCCGGGCTCACCGCCGGTGGCGACGACTACGTGACCAAGCCCTTCAGCCTGGAGGAGGTCGTCGCCCGGCTGCGCGGCCTGCTGCGCCGCTCCGGCGCCGCCGCCGCCCGCTCCGAGTCGATACTCGTGGTCGGCGACCTCACCCTGGACGAGGACAGCCACGAGGTGTTCCGCGGCGACGCGTCGATCCGGCTCACCGCCACCGAGTTCGAGCTGCTGCGCTTCCTGATGCGCAACCCGCGCCGGGTGCTCAGCAAGCCGCAGATACTCGACCGGGTCTGGTCGTACGACTTCGGCGGCCAGGGCAACGTGGTCGAGCTCTACATCTCCTACCTGCGGCGCAAGATCGACGCCGGGCGCGCGCCGATGATCCACACCATGCGCGGCGCCGGATACGTGCTCAAGCCGGCGGACGCGACGGCGCCGGTCCGGTGA